Part of the Lotus japonicus ecotype B-129 chromosome 6, LjGifu_v1.2 genome, CATCAGAAGGAAAACGTCTCATTAACCACACAGGTTTTTCAGAAACCAATGGGGCTTGTTCTCATGATATATGTCATGTTCTGTAATAATGAAAAACAATAGGATCAAACATCAGATAATTAGGGAGGAACATACCAGTTTCcattaaaaaaacaacattCTCTTATAACTCTCTGCAAATCCAAACCTAGTTTAACAGATAACAATTCCAACAACATTATAAACTGAGAAATTACCTCTGATTTAAATGATTGCTATTTTCATCACATGAGCTGGAAGGGTTAAAGGTTAGATATTCCCCAACCTGCACTTCAATACAACAAAAAATGAAGTAAGAAATAgacattttttttggttaaaaaattCAGTGTTATATAAATGGGCCAATTGAATGACCTCTTCACCCATCAAGAAGACTTTAGGATCTGCTGACATTTCCTCATCAAGTGCGGAGTTGAGAGCCTCTCTCACTGTCATCTGACAAAATGGAAACAAGTGAACCAAAATTTGAATGATGCTCAATATAGAACTTAACTAAACCAAGTCCACTGCCTTCTCTCGTAGAAAGACTGGGAAGCCTAGCTTCATTGttatttttcttcaatctaATTGTCTCTAATCTAGCCACTTTTAAAGAGACATCTTTCCCTAACTTTCCTCTTTTCTCTTACAAGTTCGATAGAGATGTTATCTGATTTCCCCCTCCTTCCAGTATTAATACAATCGGATTCGCAGCAATCCTCAGTCATTCTTTTAATTCATTCTTTCACATATCATGACACTATCTATTGAATACTTAGTTTATATTGTTTTTGAAGCCAAGAAAAAAAGCATACAGTGTAATATGTTAAGACTTAAGAGTACATGTGAATATCAGATTTTTTTACTCAAGCTCCACAATGAATATTTTTGTTGAACAACATAACTACGACAAGGTTCCGAAATAAAAGTGGTTATCAGCTGTGTTTCTTTCAATTCAATGTGCTGCTAACAATCTAATTGCAGTAAAACCAAGCTAATCTTGcataattttcaaatttcagttttgaaatatCAAACCATGCATAGTTTATCAACTTGAATACTTGATTGAAACATCAGCCTCTGTGTGTTACAGTTTTGGTCTGGTCTTTTGggaaaatattaaaagaaaataaaataaaataaaactgagAAGGGAAGAACGATGGCCACGTCATATTTTGTGACACTTCGCTCTATTGTTATTGGTTCCAAATGTGAACAAGTGGGACATCTGTTGTGACTCCTCGCAAACTATAGTGACGGATTTAGTTATAGTTATTTAAAACTCTAATCTCAACCTCCATGCCTCAAATACCCAAATCAAAGCTCGAACCTCCATCCACCAAACCAAACCATCACGAACACCTCCTTGCTCTGTTGTCACGAGCTCTCTAAAGCCATCTTCCCCTAAACCTCTCTCAACCGCACAATTTGAAGGCGGAGGTTAGCAAACTTGAAGGTTGTTAAATCTTCTACGTCACGCTCTCCTTCCGTATGCATTTATCGTAGTTGCGCTCTCTATCGCCATCACACTCTCCGTCGTCGTTGTGCTTTCATGCTTCAACATGTCACATGTGATTGCAAGTTGAAATAGAGTGTGTTATCAGTAATTTGACATTCTTGATAGAGTATCAATAAGAAGATGTTGGTTTTAGAGTGGCTTCATCAGTGAATTTTGGGGGATCTATACTACAGAATTGAATTCAAGAAGCCAGTGAGGTATTTTGAGTCCTTGTATTGCGTGCCATTTCACGGACTTGTATAAGTAGAAGAAGGTATAGGCCTAATATTGAAGTTCTTCCCATAAGATCTTCAACAAGTTTAATAAGAGGATATGCTCCTGTCCACTAGCCTGCTTGACTGGGACTCctacaaaataataaaaattctaAAGTGACTCCCCTTTTCAGAACCTTTCTTTCAAATCATTCCACAAAACACAAATATCTTTTTATAGACATACCACTTAAAGCAAAATGATCTGATAAGTATCTAGTTATCCATGAAGTGAAGAGTGAATTCTGATTAATCAATGAAGGAATAGTTTATATACATGGTGACAAAGTTGGCTATCCCTCCAAAATTAGCTAATTATAACTTCCTTTAACCATCAATCAATCTAACTGACTAAAATCAACATGAACACACTTCCACTGTGGTTGCTATATTACACCGGTCCCTGATGAAGTATTATAATAACTAACTTTTACTGAAAAGAGCAAAAATTACACATAAACTGAAAAAAGTTCTGAAAATCAAATTCAAGGAAGAACTTGCATATCCCTTAGAAGGGCGGCGCTCTCACTCATTGTCCTGTTTTAAACATATCGAAATAGTAAATTATCTACGGGAATCCAACATATGATAACATAAGACATTAAATCATACGAGATGTAAAATCAGGAGGTAGACAGAGACTTGACTGAGGAGGAAGAAATAGAAAAAGCAACACAACATCACTTCAACTTGCAAAAACAACACTGGCACTAACGTTCAGACCAACTTAACATTTTCCTTTATATACAGGAGTTTTTATTTGTGCCTTGTTTTACAGCAACACAGTAAGGAAAAAACAAATGAGTGTGAAAAATGGAACCATTTTACAAGATAGCTTTCCAATGACCTGAACTCTTATACTACCTATTCCCAGCTATTTAAGTGAATCTATGCTTCCTGGGTAGTTGATCTAAAGAGAGAGCATTTATGCGGATGCCCTGCTAAGTTTCTACATGGTAGGAAGTATAACACTGCACAGAATCTCTTGAGCCTCAACAAGATCTATTCTCATTGCTATCTTGAGATCTCAAGCCTTCAAGTCATGTTGCCAACATGATTTGACTAGACTCTGAGCAGATCTTAGAACAGCTTCAACCTTTCTACGATTTAAGCAATACAAGGAATTAAGGTAACTTCTTCATTACCTGAGCATGTCTCCAGCTTGCAATTTGGGGCCGCTAAGGGCCGGAGATATGCTAAAAGTGTTGCCATCATTGTAAAATGAAGGGTGTCCAAGAGGCATAGGCCTATCTGGAATTTGAGGAACCTCAATATCCCCTTCTAACATCTTCAAAGCATCAGTAATTGTTGGTCTCAAAGCAACCATTACATGGGAACATAGAATTCCCACCAGCAAATACCTTTCCATTATGCTCTTAGGATTTGAAGTAAAAGAGCTTTCGTCTTTTAACAAGGAAGAATCCAACGCCTCATCTATGTTCCCAGATTTCACCAATGACCAAGCCCAATCTGTGATCAAGAATGCCCTTGGTGACCCTGATGAAGACAAGTCAAGAGCTTTCCTTCCACACAATATCTCCAAAACAACCACACCAAAGCTATAGACATCACTCTTCTCAGTCAGTTGACCATATAGTGCATATTCCGGTGCTAGATATCCATGAGTTCCAGCTACTCTTGTAGTGAGATGAGACTGGCCCTCCCTGCTTTGTTTAGCAAGCCCGAAATCTGCAACTCTTGCCCTCATGTCTTCATCAAGAAGTATATTGGTGGCTTTGATATCCCTGTGAAAAATTGCAGGTTTAACACCATAGTGCAAGTAAACCAATCCCTTTGCCACATCCAAGATTATGTTTTTTCTTTGAGGCCAAGTCAGTGGTTTCTTCTCTTTCTGAGATATAAAGAGATTGTCTTCAAGGTTACCATTTGGCATGTAATCATAAACAAGATATCTTTGGCTTCCCTTGTCAGCATAATTCTTCTCATTCTCATCAACAACACAGCAGCCCCTAAGCGGCAGCAGATTCCGGTGCTTCAGATTGCTAATAATCTCCACTTCATTACAAAACTCAGCATCCCCTTGAAAATCAGATTCTAAAATCTTCTTAACAGCAACCACTGTCCCATCAGGCAAGGTTCCCTTGAAAACCAACCCAAACCCGCCTCGCCCTATGAAGTTCTTAGTTGAAAAATTATCAGTAGCCTTCTCAAGCTCCGCAATTTTGAACCAAATCGACCCGGTATTCGGTCTCATTCTACGCTTAGACCCTTGTTCCTCAGGGTCAAAATCGAACGGTAAACTATCAAGCTTTCTCAGCCTACGCTTCCTGTCATGCCAGACATACAGTGCCAACAAACAAGACATGACAAACAAAGCAACCCCAGCTCCTGTCAACCCAAACACAAGAGTCCGGTGACCCTTTCCCCCAGACCCCTCTTGGGAATAAACAGGAAGACTAAATATGCATGTGACAGCACCATTGCTTTCAGGTCCAAACTCATTCACAATCCCAGCAGCATAAAGAATAGCAAAGTAAAAACATTCCAAGGAGTGGTTAGCATTACCATCAATGGAAACAAGAGTCTGCTTCACCTGTAAGCCAGCATTAAGGCACAAATCACAGAGGGAAGTATCAGAGAGATCTGATCTACAAGCAGTGTTGAGTGGTGTGCTCTGACCAAGCTTGCTGGTCCAATCTGAAATATTCTCCACACCTGCACAGATGTTGGGGGAGATAACAAACTGAAGAGGGTCAAAGCAGGAACTAGCAAGGTTATTGGGGAGTGACAGAGCACTGAGCTTGGCTTGGAAATCTTGAATGCATGAATTTGAGGTTTGGAGATTGGGGAGGTTGAAATTGGAAGTTTCTTTGAGGTGCTGAGCTAGTCCTATGCCAAAGAGAGATAACAGTGAGATGCAACAATTGTTGGAGCTTGCTTCACTTTTGGATGACAAAGATTTGAAGTTTTGGCAAGCAGAGGAGTTCCATGGGATTCTCCGAACATAGTTAAGGTCAACAGGGCATGcagatgaagaaggagaaggggaAGGTGCAGCTGAGTTTTTGCAAAGAAACAGcagaaagagaagaaacaccGCCACAATCTTCATCGTAATCTGCTACAAGCTAGCTTGGTCTTTTTTTGTTTGTATATATGAATCTGGGACTGGCTTAGTTTTTGAGGTTGATTGAGTCTGTGAGATGAGAAAGGGTGAGTGGGAAGAGAATGAAGAATCTAGAAATAGAGATGCTGATTTTGTGAATCATAATCAATTAATCATCATGATTAAGCTGCGTTCAGGGGAGATGGATTAGAAGGGAAGGACATCTTTGGAAAAAAGGATTCGTATTTGCTTTCATTTTCTGGCGGCTGGTGGCAAAGGTAGGTGTGTGCGTTTGTTTAACTGAGTTTTCAGTTGAGGAGAGTGCACACAACGCGCGAGATAGAGTTGGAGAAGACTaactttattttaatattttactcGACGATCATCAATCATGTTCGAGTTGGATCATTCATATTCGGTAGGAAAAACTCTTGTAATAATACGAACTCAAACATGAGATGAGAATGTGGTATGTATTAATTGAACCAACCACTTAATGAATTAAGAAGATTGTGTTTTTCTGAACACTTCTGATATGTGTATATCATTTCTATAACAGGCACTCAACACATACAGCTTATGACAGAGAGTTTATCCATAAAATTTGGTACAcaaattatttttgttatgtAAAATATGTTTGATGAGAGTTAATCATATTTGAATCAGAAGCATTTATATTTAGTAGGGCTCAGCTCTTTAAATGAGAATTTTCTTCATACACAAAACAAACTTGAACATAAAATTTTATTTGAAGAAAATTATGCATGTATTACTTGAGTTTGTTCATGAATCTAGAAGATTGAGTTGAAAATAAGCAAATAATTAAAGTAAGACAAATGATTTATGCACGCGCTTTTAACATGGTGGTGGGTGGCTGCAAATAGTTTGTTGCTACTTGCTTAAGTAAGAAAGGTTCTTTGACTTTGCCACAATGCACAGTTCATCAACGTGGATTGACAATAGTGAATGATAGGAATACTATGATATAGATACATCAGATATTTGTTTTCACTCACCCTTGTCAATATCAGATAAACTTTCTGTATATATGTGCTCTTGAAAATTCATCAAATTGCATTTGAATAACATAAAAATCAATAGAAAAGACAAGGGTCTCTCTAGAAgcaatttattaaattttttattagcAATAAGTGAGATGCTTTAATAAAGTACAGGTTGAAATGTAATAATGACACAGACGATGATTTAGTGGAGGTTCTATTATTTTTCTGCTTTGTTGAATTAAAACTTGATTACACGGATGATTAGCACTTTTCAGTATTTAGAAGGCATTTCAAAGGTCAAGCTTAAAAGAgatatatttttcttcttcttagggtGATCATAAATAGTCAAGGATTAGATAGAACTAATGGTATGTGGAATTCTACCGTGGAATCTCAGCGTTTGCCGACAATAACCATTTGAAGAAAGCAAATTGTTCATCTCAATGCAATTGGTTTGTTTTTATTTCGCCAAAAGACAATCTGTTGGTTTTTCCTTGTGTCTTGGTGGGTCAGGTACACTacatttcttattttccgagATAATGATGGCTGTCTGCTACCTCCAATCAACATATACATTTGGTGACGGTTTTAATTGTCGCTAAATGTGAAGTGTGAACACCTCAAGTACACAACCTTATTAGAGATTAGGACGTCATAAAATTTGGCAAAAACACACGTTTTATGGAAATTAAAAACCACAATTACACTTGTGAAGAGATTAGTCATTAGTGTAATATCTTCAAAACTTGAAAATCACATTAAATGAATTGACATCTTCTAAATTGATCATACCCTTTACCAGGGACCTAACCTTGATgacctttttaattttttgtgtaTGATAGTGGTAATGAGATCAGAACCTTAGACTATGCAAAATATTCAAACACCTTATCATTAGTccagtcttttttttttgaaacacacGGACTGAACCgtgattttttttggttacagaggAACCGGACTGAACCGTGATTGATCCCAATGGTAATGACTAATGACTTTGGTCAAATGTTGTTTGTTTTAAAATTCACACAATGATATGATACAAACGGTGTCGGCATCTTCAATCAACCTGCACGGCTGCACATAAATTCTTGACTTTGAGCTTTAATTTGTATTTGCACTTAGGGTTATGCGTAGGACTAGGATTATACGATTTGTGATCCATCAGCCAAATTGCAGTTTCTTACATTTTCCCCTTTGATTTATTagtattttcataaattattttatttcacttgAAAAAAATCATCATCTTTTTTGTTCAAAAAATTGTCAATaatcttttttgaaaaattggCACAGCAATCCAAAATTGATTTCTGGTGTTGCCACTTTCAATGTTATGAGTTTCTTAATTAAGGGAAAATGATTTATAAACTCCAGTACAATTAATGTCGACATTCAATCCATATTTGTAGTTTCTAGTGATCTAACCACGAGAAATTCAGTCCCAATTTGAACCAATCTTTATGCGCCCTTAgctagagatgaagagaattctTGAATATCAATTTCTCAATGTCTTTACTTGTGTCAATTTCTTGAATGTCAATTTTTACTCCTTAACTTActatttctatttttaattCATGATAGTGGAAGAAGTTTGAGAAATACTACTTGTTTTACGATTTAAAAATCTTTCATGCCAATTTGTTCTAAGGAAATTTGGTTGAGATTGAATGTTTTCTCTTGGTCTAACTTCTCGCCAAGCAATGTCAAAACCTGGTTTATTTCTCAGGTTAATGGAGCTCACTTCTCCCTTTTTATGACTGTTGTTTGGGACTTGTGGAGATGAAGAAATAACATGGCCCTGGATGATAAAAAGTGGACGGTAGATGTTGCTTTTAAATGGATTCTGCACGAACATAAGGATCTCTTAAGGAATAACAGTAAGCAAGCTTTGAATGATCTCGATTATGGACATCAGTTGAGATGGCCTTACTGTGGATGGATCATATAGTGCTCGCATGGACCGAAAGAGAATGAAAGGTTTGATTAGAAATGATGCAAGATATTGGGTTAAAGGTTTTCATGTAGGTATGACAAGAGGAGAACCTTTTTTGGTTGAGCTTCATGCTTTGAAGATGGGTTTGAACCTTCTAAGGGATATTAATATCAAGCAGATTATATGTGAGACAGATTGCTTGGAATCGGCTGAAACCCTTGAGAAAGATCGTTTCCAGTTCCATGTGTTAGTCGAGGAGTTCCTTCAGATCTGCCCACGGCTATTTATGGATTAGGAGATTCACCTCAAGCATATTGCTAGGAGTGCGAATGAGTCAACATACTATCTTACATCTTCGGTGCAGAGCTCATGTGCACTGTCATAGTCTTGGATGATCTTCCTCCAAGAACAGAGGCCCTCTAGCTAGGGACATGTTTATTTAgtagtttttgttttgttgttttcttttcacaatcaacaaaaaaaaacttatcatAGGTCTCAGATTAAAATCTCACTTCCTCataggtccagggttcgaatccctTTGCGTCCATTAAAAGCCTAATTGGTGGGCAACCTTCATCGGAGAAATCTCTCAACGCTCGCATGCCACTAGCGCTATGCCCGGTTGTCTGcatgtgttttctttttgtgcTACCATTTTTGTAATTTAAAACAACCTTTCACCCCTTTCTCTTTAGTGGTAATTTGATGTCTTTTCCCCCTTTACGTACAATTGCTAATCACATTTCATAACATTCTTTGAAAAATATAGGAACTAAAAATATTTTAGCTTTATAGATAATTTATcatgtttttatgttttagtcTATATTGCttgcttaattttattttgtattaatCAAACTATACCAattataaaacaaaaaatatcaataatacaaaaaataaaatttattttttctttaagaGGAAAAACCCGCACATTGATCGGACTACTATACTTACTAAGGGAAAATTAATTGTGTGGATTTCGGACCTATGAATGGGGATGCTCCCGGAACTCACAAAGGAAAAAGTTTTCCACTATTCAATTCAATAATGTattatttcaatattaaatattttaaataattttatattatgaaAGTTAATTATCCAATTATGaggaatatatattattaagtaaaaataatttttttatattgctTGATCAATTTTATGTTGTACTATTAGTCAAACTATACAAATTtatgaaacaaaaaatattaatattagtaaaaagtttaaatatattattttaaaaaaggaaTAAAAACCGTAAATTGCGCGGACTACTTTATTGACTAAGAAATAATTAACTGCATTTTATTACTGATTAATATCTAttattttcaatattaaatatttaggtaattttatattattttaattatcaaattacgcggaaaaaatattattaaataacaaatattatttttgcATTAATAATACGCATTGCTCAAATTTTCAATCTATACTTTTTCTCAAATATGGAAGGCAGTATTTATTGGTAAATTGGAGGtggagttttttttaataatagtttttttatgATGCTATATTTTACCATCTATGATTTATTCACATTTCATCACCAGTTTTGTTCACATATAAAATCTTTCAATCTCAATTTCAATCTCATTCACATTGTGGCCAAGAGAAGATTAGTTTTTGCAAACTTGTGTAGATCAGTAAGTTGCTCTTTAATCTTATTCTCCTCACCAATATGTGTGATCAATATGTTTTATGCTTTGATAATGGATAtcatagacttttttttttttttgctttgttGACTGGTCTCCAACATGTGATGGGTTTGAGGTAAggatttattttctctcttttacttCTAGTGTCTTAGGAACCATGACTCTTCCATTAATATTGAGAAGAGCCTCAAATGGTCATGCATATAGTCGCCATCTTTGATCTTGAATTTTCTTTTACACGATTCATACATACACATCAGTAGTAATTTGGATGTATCAttgtcttttaattttttattttttatcatacAAAAAATAATTGATCGATTTGATTTCAATCATATGGCATCTTGCTTGTGTGATGGGAGAATTGTGTTTGTAATTGtctgtttttttaatcttttgacCATGGAATATATGTTAACGATCTTGATTTTTTCTCAATGTTATTAAACTCGATTTCTCAATCGACTCAGTTGAGATTTTGTTTCACTGCATTATTAGTTCAACTAGTGATCATTAAACGTTAGCTCTATTGAAGAATATCATATGACTTAAAGTTCATCTTAATGTTTTGAATATGATTGTTTGAGATCGAATTTTGAGTCACTTGATCTTTTATCCAAcaactattatttttttattataacgATTTTGTTTTTCTGTATGAGTCAGGGGTGGGGCTAAAACCTCCTCAACAATAAATACTTAAATGGTTGGTTAATAAAAGAGATTGATACACTTTTACATATTGACAATCGATTTTGTATTTAAATTTTGTATTTGACTTCACTTCTATCACAAAACATTTTCAATTTGACTCATAGCAAGAAGTCTTACTTACATCCAaacttcattttcaccaacacacACGACACACTAGAAAAGGCCTAAATTATGCACAATTTTGGATGCACTTCAAAATTTGGTGCAATTAAAGTTCTAGTGAATTACATCTGTCTTTGTGAAAATTCCTGTATTGCTAAGCTCACATGTTGAAAAGAACTGGAACAATGAAATTCATCAATCTTCTGCAGTGGAACCAATATTTCCAATTGGTTTGATGTTGCTGGAAGAATTGACTGCTAATATACGTGCTGCCGCTGAGGAAAATGCTTCAAGAGGTGAAGGAATCGCACTGGGGATCCGTCGCCGCTGCCGTCGCCGCGGAGCTGCTTGTAAAAGTGATCGGATAAGGATCTGCACAAATCAAAATTGCAGGACAATGACAACTCCCTTGTGGCGCAGGGGACCTCTAGGACCACAGGTGAACCACTTATAATCACAACATACACTGCATATATGATCTGAGGAATTCACTTAATAGGGTAAAGTATGTAATCACCACTGCTGAAACCGTAATCTTATACTTGTACATGTATAATTATTCTATAATAAACTAGGATATTCTTTGAGTCACAATCACTCATTTATCAATCAATCAACGGTTATGATGATTACTTTTATTATCTAAAGTAGCTCATTCACATCACTCTCTCACTTTAGACTTTATAATAGCTAGCTAAATTAAAATA contains:
- the LOC130722187 gene encoding probable receptor-like protein kinase At1g11050 isoform X2, with the protein product MKIVAVFLLFLLFLCKNSAAPSPSPSSSACPVDLNYVRRIPWNSSACQNFKSLSSKSEASSNNCCISLLSLFGIGLAQHLKETSNFNLPNLQTSNSCIQDFQAKLSALSLPNNLASSCFDPLQFVISPNICAGVENISDWTSKLGQSTPLNTACRSDLSDTSLCDLCLNAGLQVKQTLVSIDGNANHSLECFYFAILYAAGIVNEFGPESNGAVTCIFSLPVYSQEGSGGKGHRTLVFGLTGAGVALFVMSCLLALYVWHDRKRRLRKLDSLPFDFDPEEQGSKRRMRPNTGSIWFKIAELEKATDNFSTKNFIGRGGFGLVFKGTLPDGTVVAVKKILESDFQGDAEFCNEVEIISNLKHRNLLPLRGCCVVDENEKNYADKGSQRYLVYDYMPNGNLEDNLFISQKEKKPLTWPQRKNIILDVAKGLVYLHYGVKPAIFHRDIKATNILLDEDMRARVADFGLAKQSREGQSHLTTRVAGTHGYLAPEYALYGQLTEKSDVYSFGVVVLEILCGRKALDLSSSGSPRAFLITDWAWSLVKSGNIDEALDSSLLKDESSFTSNPKSIMERYLLVGILCSHVMVALRPTITDALKMLEGDIEVPQIPDRPMPLGHPSFYNDGNTFSISPALSGPKLQAGDMLRSPSQAG
- the LOC130722187 gene encoding probable receptor-like protein kinase At1g11050 isoform X1, with the protein product MKIVAVFLLFLLFLCKNSAAPSPSPSSSACPVDLNYVRRIPWNSSACQNFKSLSSKSEASSNNCCISLLSLFGIGLAQHLKETSNFNLPNLQTSNSCIQDFQAKLSALSLPNNLASSCFDPLQFVISPNICAGVENISDWTSKLGQSTPLNTACRSDLSDTSLCDLCLNAGLQVKQTLVSIDGNANHSLECFYFAILYAAGIVNEFGPESNGAVTCIFSLPVYSQEGSGGKGHRTLVFGLTGAGVALFVMSCLLALYVWHDRKRRLRKLDSLPFDFDPEEQGSKRRMRPNTGSIWFKIAELEKATDNFSTKNFIGRGGFGLVFKGTLPDGTVVAVKKILESDFQGDAEFCNEVEIISNLKHRNLLPLRGCCVVDENEKNYADKGSQRYLVYDYMPNGNLEDNLFISQKEKKPLTWPQRKNIILDVAKGLVYLHYGVKPAIFHRDIKATNILLDEDMRARVADFGLAKQSREGQSHLTTRVAGTHGYLAPEYALYGQLTEKSDVYSFGVVVLEILCGRKALDLSSSGSPRAFLITDWAWSLVKSGNIDEALDSSLLKDESSFTSNPKSIMERYLLVGILCSHVMVALRPTITDALKMLEGDIEVPQIPDRPMPLGHPSFYNDGNTFSISPALSGPKLQAGDMLRTMSESAALLRDMQVLP